TTTACGACGACTACGCGCACGGCCGTATGTCGCGCCGCGACTACGTGCGGCAGCTCGGCGCGTTCGCGGTGGGTGGCCTCACGGTCGAGGCGTTGCTCGCCAGCCTCTCACCCAACTACGCGCTCGCCGAGCAGGTGAAGCCCGACGACCCGCGCATCAAGACCGAAACCATCACCTATAAATCGCCCAAGGGCGCCGGCGAGATGAAGGGCCTGCTCGCCCGGCCCGCCGAGGGCGACAAGTTCCCCGCGGTGCTGGTGATCCACGAGAACCGCGGCCTCAACCCGTACGTCGCGGATGTCGCCCGCCGGCTGGCGACCGACGGCTTTCTCGCCCTCGCGCCCGACGCGCTCACACCGCTGGGCGGCTACCCGGGCACGGATGACGAGGGCCGTGCGATGCAGTCCAAACGCGACCGCGGCGAGATGACGCAGGACTTCATCGCCGGCGCCAAGTGGCTCGACGAGCACGAGCTGTCGACTGGCAAGGTCGGCGCCGTGGGGTTCTGCTTCGGCGGCGGCGTGGTCTATCAGATCGCCGTCCAGGGGGGCGAACTGCTGGACGCGGGCGTGCCGTTCTATGGGCGGCAGCCCGACCTGGCGGACGTGTCGAAGATTAAGGCGCCGCTGCTGATCAACAACGCCGGGCGGGACCGCCGCATCCTGGAGGGGGCCCCCGCCTTTGAGGCCGAGATGAAGAAGCAGGGCAAGCCGTTCGAGGCTTTCGTCTACGAGGGCGTCAACCACGGCTTCCACAACGACACCACTCCCCGCTACGACGATGCCGCCGCCAAATTAGCGTGGGACCGCACGGTGAAGTTCTTCAAGAAGAACCTCGCGGCGCCCGCAACCAGCTAGCGGGAACCGCGCCCTCACTATTACCGCCGCCGTAACCAAGAACGGGGCGGGAGCGCCCTGCGCTCCCGCCCCGTGTCAGTTCCCCACCGCATGCTCAGTGCTCGGCGCCGGCAAGGGCGGCGTCGCGACTCTCTTAAAAGCTAAACAGCTGGTTGTAGCCGAC
This genomic interval from Posidoniimonas corsicana contains the following:
- a CDS encoding dienelactone hydrolase family protein — encoded protein: MQRKTADQFDQRVLDLYDDYAHGRMSRRDYVRQLGAFAVGGLTVEALLASLSPNYALAEQVKPDDPRIKTETITYKSPKGAGEMKGLLARPAEGDKFPAVLVIHENRGLNPYVADVARRLATDGFLALAPDALTPLGGYPGTDDEGRAMQSKRDRGEMTQDFIAGAKWLDEHELSTGKVGAVGFCFGGGVVYQIAVQGGELLDAGVPFYGRQPDLADVSKIKAPLLINNAGRDRRILEGAPAFEAEMKKQGKPFEAFVYEGVNHGFHNDTTPRYDDAAAKLAWDRTVKFFKKNLAAPATS